The segment AAGGTGGCGGCGGACAGGATCAGCAAGGCGCTCCGCAGCAACAAAACGGCGATCCCAACCAGCAAGGGGACATGCAAGGCGCCCAGCAGCGACAAGGAGGCCAGCAGCCGAACCAGCAAGTTCAGCCGAAGCCCCTCTCGGCCGACGGCGCCGAAGATGGCGACGCCTTTGAGCGGATCAAGCAGTACCTAGAACAAAAAGACCAGCAGGACGGCGGCGGCGAAAAGAGCGGCGAACAAGAGAGCGCCCTTCCCGGCGAGAAGTCGGAAGGTGGTCCCTCGGAGCAGCGTGGAACCGAAGAAAAAGATCGCCAGCACGAAGCGATGGAGAATCGCACCCCGGAAAAAGGTGGCGAGCAAAATCCGTCGCAATCGGGCCCCGATTCGGCCGCCGATAACTCGCGTCAGAGCGGTGGCGCCAAGTCAGCCGGATCCAAAGCGGAAGACCAGCAGGCCGGCCGAGAGCAAGGTGACGGCGAAACGAAAGACCAGCAAGGGGATGAAGCTGGCGGCGAATCGATGAAGGGTGGTCACGTCGAGACCGAAGGGAATTCTGATCCGAAGGGAGAAGAACGGAAGAACGATAACGGCGCCGGCGACGCTGGGCCGTCAGGCGCCGGAAAACCGGGCGCTGAAGACGACCAGGGAAGCCCCTCTTCGCCGGACGAAGTCAAAAACTCCCCGACGATGAAAGAGAATGAGCCGGACGGCGGCGAAAAGCCGGGCAATAAAGGTCCCAAGAGTGCCGTGGGGGATCACGAAGACGGCAAGCAGAGCGACAACAAGTCGGGAGAAACCGACGGCGATCGATCTGGCGCGGGCGGCGCCGGCGGCGGCCAATCCGCCAAACAGCATGGTCATGACTCCGCCGGCGAAACAAGCGCTGCAGACAAAGGAGCCTCCGCTTCCGAGCAGCGAGGCGACGGCGAAGTTGGCTCCAAAGGTGGAGATCAGCAGAAGACCGATCGTCAGACCGGCGCTCCCGGCGAAGAAAAGGGAGAAGGAAGCGGTCGCGACAACAAGGGTGGCGGCGATAAGTCGGGCGGCGGCATGCCCGACCAGCCGAACAAGCAGACCGACCAGAAGGCCGAAGGGAATGGCGAGTCGAACAAATTCGGCTCGGGCAATCCGACCGGAGGGGGCGGTTTGCCAGGTCAGCAAAACGCTTCGCCCGACGCCGGCGGTCCGGAACGAGGCGCCGATGAGGCGAATCTCGACTACGCCCGTAAGGCGACCGACATGGTTCTCGACAAGCTCGAACATGACCAGAAAGAGCCTGATCAAGAGCTACTGAACAAGCTTGGCTGGTCGAAAGAGCAGTTCCGCGAGTTCATGCAGCGCTGGAAGTCGATGAAGCAAGCGGCCGAGACGGCGCCGGAAGGAAGCGACGCCAAACAGGAAATGGAAGAGGCGCTCCGCAGTCTGGGGCTGACGCCGGGGCAAGATCGGATGCGTCGCGCCGATTCAAGCTCCGCCCAACAAGGGGGCGCCGCCGATGTCAACCGGTCGCGACCTCCAGCCGCTTTTCTGGAACAATACAAGGCATACCTCAAAGGCTCCGCCAAGCAGGCGCCTCGCTAATCCATTCACCCTGATCAAAAACCGCCGGCGCGTTCACGACGTCTGCGGCTGTGCTGCATGACGACATCGACGCCTCGCTACCTTGTGCCGTTTCATCCGAAGCGGGTCTCTCATTACTTCACCGACGTCCTGGTGCTCGGCGGCGGCATCGCCGGCCTGCGTGCGGCGCTCGAAGTCGATCCTTCCCTCTCGGTGCTGATCGTGACCAAGGACAAAGTCCTGGAATCGAACAGCAACTACGCCCAGGGGGGCATTGCCGGCGTTCTGGACGAAGAAGACCGCTACGAAGATCATGTCGCCGACACGATCACCGCCGGCGGTTCGCTTTGCGATCCGGCCGTTGTCGACATGGTCGTTCGCGAAGGGCCCGATTGCATTCGTGAACTGATCGAGTGGGGAACCGCCTTTGACGAAGAAGATGGGCACCTGGCCCTGGGACGCGAAGGAGGACATGGCCGCTCTCGGATCGTCCACGCAATGGGAGATGCGACTGGACGGGAAGTGATTCGGGCCGTTGTCGAACGCGTCCGGAGCCATGAGAACATCCAGATCTGGCAGAACGAGTTCACGCTCGACTTGATCACGCACGAAGGAGAATGCCGCGGCGCTCTCGCTTCCGATCAAAAGCATGGGCGGACCCTGATCTGGGCGAAGCAAACGATCCTGGCGACCGGCGGCGTCGGCCAGATCTATCGCGAGTCGACCAACCCGAAAGTCGCCACCGGCGACGGTCTCGCACTAGCGATTCGGGCTGGAGCGCAGCTGCGCGATATGGAGTTCATGCAGTTCCACCCGACCGTCCTTTACATCGCCGGTAGTGGACGCAGCTTGATTACCGAAGCGATCCGCGGCGAAGGCGCCTACCTGGTCGATCGGAGCGGCAACCGCTTTATGGCCGAATACGATCCGCGGGGAGAACTCGCGCCGCGCGACGTCGTCTCCCAGGCGATCGTCTCGCAGATGGAGCGGACCAAGTCGCCGTGCGTCTTTTTGAGCCTGAGCCATCTCGACGCCGATTTCGTCCGTCGGCGGTTTCCAGGGATCGCCCAGGCCTGCGCCAAGTTCGGGATCGACATCACCAAGGACCGCGTCCCGGTCCGGCCGGGCGCCCATTACATGATCGGCGGGGTGAAGGTCGATGTGGACGGGCGGACCACCTTGCCGGGCCTATGGGCCGCCGGCGAAGTGACTTCCAGCGGTTTACACGGCGCCAATCGTTTAGCGTCGAACAGTTTGCTGGAGGGGCTCGTATATGGAAAAAGAAGCGGCCGGGGCGCCTCCGACAAGGCGCTCAAGATGCCGGACAGGTTTACTGCGCTGAATCTCGAAAACCCGCAGTTGCCTCCCAGCGAGCCGCTCGATTTGGAAGATATCCGGAATTCGCTCACCAGTTTGATGTGGCGATCCGCAGGCGTCCGCCGCGATGAGGCGGGATTGGCCGAAGCGGTCGACATGATCGACTCGTGGAGCGGATACGTTTCGCTGCATCAATTCGACCATCCCGCGGGCTGGGAGCTGCAAAATATGCTGCTCGTAGCTCGCGCGATCGCGCAATCGGCGTTGGCCCGGCGCGAATCGCGCGGGGTTCATCTGCGCATGGACTACCCGC is part of the Blastopirellula sediminis genome and harbors:
- the nadB gene encoding L-aspartate oxidase; this encodes MTTSTPRYLVPFHPKRVSHYFTDVLVLGGGIAGLRAALEVDPSLSVLIVTKDKVLESNSNYAQGGIAGVLDEEDRYEDHVADTITAGGSLCDPAVVDMVVREGPDCIRELIEWGTAFDEEDGHLALGREGGHGRSRIVHAMGDATGREVIRAVVERVRSHENIQIWQNEFTLDLITHEGECRGALASDQKHGRTLIWAKQTILATGGVGQIYRESTNPKVATGDGLALAIRAGAQLRDMEFMQFHPTVLYIAGSGRSLITEAIRGEGAYLVDRSGNRFMAEYDPRGELAPRDVVSQAIVSQMERTKSPCVFLSLSHLDADFVRRRFPGIAQACAKFGIDITKDRVPVRPGAHYMIGGVKVDVDGRTTLPGLWAAGEVTSSGLHGANRLASNSLLEGLVYGKRSGRGASDKALKMPDRFTALNLENPQLPPSEPLDLEDIRNSLTSLMWRSAGVRRDEAGLAEAVDMIDSWSGYVSLHQFDHPAGWELQNMLLVARAIAQSALARRESRGVHLRMDYPQTDDAHWNRHLTYPIS